The sequence ACGAGCGCGGGCGCGACGCCGAACGACACCATGTCGGACAGGCTGTCGAACTGCTCGCCGAACGCGCTCTGCGTGTGCGTCATGCGCGCGACGCGGCCGTCCATCCCGTCGAGCACCATCGCGGCGAAGATCGCGATCGCCGCGGTTTCGAAGCGCACGTTCATCGCCTGCACGACGGCGAAGAAGCCGCAGAAGAGCGCGGCCGTCGTGAACGCGTTCGGCAGCAGATAGATGCCGCGCGTCCTCAGGAACTGCTGGCGCGCGGCGCGCCGGCTCTCGACGGGCGCGACGTCCTGCGCGACCGATTTGTTGTGACGAAACGACCTCGGCCACGGAGCGTTGCCGTTGCGCGGCCGGCGCGGTTTGAATGCGGCCATCGATACGCCTTCCCGATTACTGTTGTTCGGGCAGTTCGGCGAGGATCGTCGACGATGCGGACACCTTCTCGCCGATCGACACGCGCGCGCGGCTGCCCTTCGGCAGATACACGTCGACGCGCGAGCCGAAGCGGATGAAGCCGTAGCGCTGGCCGCGCGTCACGGGCTCGCCCGCGCGCACGTAGCAGAGAATCCGGCGGGCGACGAGGCCCGCGATCTGCACGGCCGTCACGGTGTGGCCCGCCCCCGTCTGGATCACGACCGCGTTGCGCTCGTTCTCGGCCGACGCCTTGTCGAGCGCGGCGTTCAGAAACGCGCCCGGGAAATATTCGACCTTCTGCACCGCGCCGTCGACGGGCGAGCGCTGCGAATGGACATTGAACACGTTCATGAACACGCTGATCTTCAGCGCTTCGCGATTCGCATACGGATCGTGCGCCGTCTCGACCGCGACGATGCGGCCGTCGGCCGGGCACAGCACCGCGTTCGCCTGCGTCGGAATCGGCCGCGGCGGATCGCGGAAGAACTGGACCACGAAGACGAGCAGCAGCCAGAACGGCCAAGCGAGGCCGAACCCGCCAACGGCGTGGATCAACAGCGCGACGACGGCCGCGATCGCGATGAACGGCCAGCCTTCGCGCGCGATGATCGGATGAGGATAGTTCATGGTTCGTTCTTCGATGAATTGCAAAGCCCGTAGGATAGCAAAAGCCGCCCTCGGCTCCGGTGCCTTCGGGCGGCTTTTTGACGTCGGCCCCCGATTCGGGGCGCCGGATGGGTCGCGCAGCTTAGTTCTTCGACTGGTCGACCAGCTTGTTCTTCGCGATCCACGGCATCATCGCGCGCAGCTTCGCGCCGACCTGCTCGATCTGGTGCTCGGCCGTCAGGCGGCGGCGCGACTGCAGCGTCGGCGCGCCCGCCTTGTTCTCGAGGATGAAGCTCTTCGCGTATTCGCCCGTCTGGATGTCGGTCAGGCACTGCTTCATCGCCTTCTTCGTCTCTTCCGTGACGACGCGCGGGCCCGTCACGTACTCGCCGTATTCGGCGTTGTTCGAGATCGAGTAGTTCATGTTCGCGATGCCGCCTTCGTAGATCAGGTCGACGATCAGCTTCAGCTCGTGCAGGCACTCGAAGTACGCCATTTCCGGCGCGTAGCCCGCTTCGACGAGCGTCTCGAAACCCGCCTTGATCAGCTCGACGGTGCCGCCGCACAGCACGGCCTGCTCGCCGAACAGGTCGGTTTCCGTCTCTTCGCGGAAGTTGGTTTCGATGATGCCGGCGCGGCCGCCGCCGTTCGCCGCCGCGTACGACAGCGCGATGTCGCGCGCCGCGCCCGACTTGTCCTGCGCGACCGCGATCAGGTGCGGCACGCCGCCGCCCTGCGCGTACGTGCCGCGCACCGTGTGGCCCGGCGCCTTCGGCGCGACCATGATCACGTCGAGATCCGCGCGCGGGATCACCTGGCCATAGTGGACGTTGAAGCCGTGCGCGAACGCGAGCGCCGCGCCTTGCTTGACGTTCGCATGCACTTCCTGCGCGTAGACGGCGGCGATCTGCTCGTCCGGCAGCAGCATCATCACGACGTCGGCGCCCTTCACGGCTTCGGCGACTTCCTTGACCGTGAGGCCGGCGTTCTCGGCCTTGCTCCACGACGCGCCGCCCTTGCGCAGGCCGACCGTCACGTTCACGCCGCTGTCCTTCAGGTTCAGCGCGTGCGCATGGCCTTGCGAGCCGTAACCGATGATCGTCACCTGCTTGCCCTTGATGAGGGAGAGGTCGGCGTCCTTGTCGTAGAAAACTTTCATGATTGTTCCTTCGCTGATTCAGTGAAATTCGTGAGTGAAGCCGGGCTCTGACGGCGCACCCGGCTCGTTCGGCGCGGCGGCGTCACACCTTCAGAATGCGCTCGCCTCGACCGATGCCCGAGCTGCCGGTGCGCACGGTCTCGAGAATCGAGCCCGCGTCCAGCGCCTGAATGAATGCGTCGAGCTTGTCGCTCGCACCCGTCAATTCGATCGTGTAGGTCTTCTCGGTCACGTCGATGATGCGGCCGCGGAAAATGTCCGCCATCCGCTTCATTTCTTCGCGCTCCTTGCCCACTGCCCTCACCTTGATGAGCATCAGCTCCCGCTCGATGTGTGCACCGTCGGTCAGGTCCACCACTTTCACCACCTCGATCAGGCGGTTCAGATGTTTCGTGATCTGTTCGATCACGTCGTCGGAGCCGATGGAAACGATGGTCAGGCGCGACAGCGATTGGTCTTCGGTCGGCGCCACCGTCAAGGTTTCGATGTTGTAGCCGCGTGCGGAGAACAGACCGACCACGCGCGACAGCGCGCCCGGTTCGTTTTCCAGCAGGACGGAAATGATGTGTCTCATGTTCGCTTCTTCCAGAATATATCCGTGTCGATTAGCCTGCGCCGCGCACCGCCGCGTGCCGCGCCGCCCTTCGTGAAGGCGGCCGCCCGCGCACCGGGCGCGCGTCGCGCCGTTACAGGTCTTCCGATCCGAGCAGCATCTCGGTGATGCCCTTGCCGGCCTGGACCATCGGCCAGACGTTTTCGGTCGGATCGGTCTGGAAGTCGAGAAACACGGTGCGGTCCTTCAGGCGCAGCGCTTCCTTCAGCGCCGGCTCGACGTCCGCGGTCTTTTCAATGCGCATGCCGACGTGGCCGTACGCCTCGGCGAGCTTCACGAAATCCGGCAGCGCATCCATGTACGAATGCGAATAGCGCTTGCTGTATTCGATCTGCTGCCACTGGCGGACCATGCCGAGGTAGCGGTTGTTCAGCGACAGGATCTTCACGGGCGTGTCGTACTGCAAGCAAGTCGACAGCTCCTGGATGCACATCTGGATCGAGCCCTCGCCCGTGATGCACAGCACGTCGTCGTCCGGGTGCGCCATCTTCACACCCATCGCCGCCGGCAGGCCGAAGCCCATCGTGCCGAGGCCACCGGAATTGATCCAGCGGCGCGGCTTGTTAAAGCGGTAGAACTGCGCGGCCCACATCTGGTGCTGGCCGACGTCGGAACACACGAACGCGTTGCCGTCCGTCAGCTCCCACGCCTTCTCGACCACGTACTGCGGCTTGATGATCTCGCTTTCACGGTCGTACTTCAGGCAGTCCTTCGCGCGCCAGGCTTCGATGTCCTTCCACCACTGCGCGAGCGCTTCGGTGTCGGGGCCGTGCTCGGCCGTCTGCAACTGCTCGATCAGCTCCTTCAGCACTTCCTTCACGTCGCCGACGATCGGAATGTCGACCTTCACGCGCTTTGAAATCGACGACGGGTCGATGTCGATGTGAATGATCTTGCGCGGACGCGACGCGAAGTGCGCCGGATCGCCGATCACGCGGTCGTCGAAGCGCGCGCCGATCGCGATCAGCACGTCGCAGTGCTGCATCGCCATGTTCGCTTCGTACGTGCCGTGCATGCCGAGCATGCCGAGGAATTTCTTGTCCGACGCGCGATAGCCGCCGAGCCCCATCAGCGTGTTCGTGACGGGATAGCCGAGCAGATCGGCGAACTGGTTCAGCTCGCGCGACGCGTCGGCGAGAATGATGCCGCCGCCCGTGTAGATGTACGGACGCTTCGCGGACAAAAGGAGCGACACCGCCTTGCGGATCTGCCCCGAGTGGCCTTTCGTGACCGGGTTGTAGGAGCGCAGCGACACACTCTTGACGGGCTCGTACTCGCACGGCGTCTTCGACACGTCCTTCGGAATGTCGATCAGGACGGGACCGGGCCGGCCGGTGCGCGCGATGTAGAACGCCTTCTTGACGGTTTCCGCGAGCTCGCGCACGTCCTTCACGAGGAAGTTGTGCTTCACGCAAGGACGCGTGATGCCGACGGTGTCGCACTCCTGAAACGCGTCCTGGCCGATCGCCGCGGTCGGCACCTGGCCGCTGATCACGACGAGCGGAATCGAATCCATGTAGGCGGTGGCGATGCCCGTCACCGCGTTCGTGACGCCCGGGCCGGACGTGACGAGGCACACGCCGACCTTGCCCGTCGAGCGCGAATACGCGTCCGCGGCGTGCACGGCCGCCTGCTCGTGGCGCACGAGCACGTGTTGAATCTTGTCTTGCTTGTACAGCTCGTCGTAGATGTAGAGGACCGAGCCGCCAGGGTAGCCCCAGATGAATTCGACGTTTTCGTCGGCCAGTGCCTTCATGAGCACGGTGGCGCCGATGGAGCCGGTTTTCTGAGGGGAAAGGGATTCCGACGTGGAGAATTCCGCGCTGGGCATGTTCATCTTGGACCTTTCGAATTTTCGGCAAAAAATTGATCGGGTGCTCTCTGCCGGGCTTGTGGCTCGGGTTCAAGCGGCGCGTCCAGTTGAAAGGCGGGCTTCATGGGCCAGCCTCAAATGTGACCATCACTTATGTTGCGAACTGGCAACGATAGCAGGTCCCCGGCAGGCGGTCAAGCGGAAAATCCCGCGGCGCATCAATCGTCTCGTCGCAACGGCGGCAAGCGCCCGGCCAACGCCGGCGGCGAACCGTCGCGCACGCGCGTTTCGGCAGCCTGACAGCCCGAACAGGATGCCCTGCGCCGCGAAAATTTGTTAGCATCCGCGGGTTTTACGAATTTTTTCCGATCTTTTCACGCCGCAAGAACGCAGCGCAGACCTTCACGGAATGGCATCAGACAAGGAACTCGCGGACTTTCTGGCGGGCGTCGAAAGGCGCGCGTTCAAGCAGGCTGCATACGCGGTGCGCGACGACGACGCGTCGCTCGACATCGTGCAGGACGCGATGATCCGGCTCGCGGAGAAATACGGCGAGCGCCCGGCCGCCGAGCTGCCGCTGCTTTTTCAGCGGATTCTCCAGAACGCGATCCACGACTATTTCCGCAGACAAAAGGTGCGCAACACCTGGGTCAGCCTGTTCTCGTCGCTGAACAACACCGACGACGACGAGTTCGACCCGCTCGAGACGCTCGAATCGGCGGACGGCGACGGCGTAGAGAGCGGCGAGACGCGGCTCGAGCGCGAGCAGGTGCTCGCCCTCATCGACGATGAAATCCAGAAGCTTCCGGCGCGTCAACGGGAAGCCTTCCTGATGCGTTATTGGGAGGATATGGATGTCGCCGAGACAGCCGCCGCCATGGGGTGTTCGGAAGGCAGCGTCAAGACGCACTGCTCCCGGGCCACTCACACATTGGCGTTGGCGCTCAAGGCCAAAGGAATCACGCTATGAGCTCCGCTCCCGTAACGAAAGAAGAACTCGAATTCGCCCTCAAGGTGCGCCGCGCGCTCGACGAGCGTGCGGCCTCGCTGCCCGCCGCGACGACGGAGCGGCTCGCCGCCGCGCGCCGCGCCGCGCTCGCGCGCAAGAAGCCCGATGCCGCGATCGTGCTCGTGCCGGCGCTCGCCGGCAGCGCCGGCACGCTCGAGCTGCGCCCGCCCGACGAGCCGCGCCGCCAGTCGCTCGCGCGCCGGCTCGCCCGCGCGTGGCCGCTCGCGCTGCTGCTCGCGGGCCTCGTCGGCATCGCGTACTGGGAAGACATGCAGCGCACCGCGGAGCTCGCGGACATCGACGCCGCGATGCTGAGCGACAACCTGCCTCTCAACGCGTATCTCGACCACGGGTTCAACGCGTATCTTTCGCACACTCACTAACGCCAACGCATCAAGAAGAGGAACGCACGGGTGAGTCAAAAACGGGGATTGGCTGTCTTTTTCGGTTGCGTGATCGCGCTCGTCGTCGCGTACGCCGCCACCTACCCGCGCTTTCACCCACAACCGGCCGCGGTGGCGGCGGCGAGCGCGCCGGCGATCGCGTCGGCCGCGAGCGCGCTATCGACCGACTTCCCGCCGCTGCCGCCGTCGAGCCCGCTCTCCTGGGCGCGCCTCACGCCGCAGCAGCACGTCGCGCTCGCGCCGTTCGCGAATCAATGGGATTCGTTCAGCGACGAGCGCAAGCGCAAATGGCTGAAGATCGCGGCGCGCTTCCCGAAGATGTCGCCTGAAGCGCAAAAGCGCCTGCAGGAACGGATGACCGAGTGGGTCCGGATGACGCCCGAGCAGCGCCGCGTCGCGCGCGAGAACTACCTGGTGTCGAAGGACCTGTTGTCCGCGCAGGCCCGCGAGAAGGCGTGGACGGCTTACCAGCAGCTGTCGCCCGAGCAGAAGGAGAAGCTCGCGGCGGCCGAGCGCCGGCGCCGGCCGACCGTCGTCAGCGCGCCGCCCACCGGCAAGACCGATCGCGACATCAACCGGCTCGTCAACGCGCACGACCGCCATCCGGCAAGCGCCTCCGCCGCGAGCACCGCGCCGCCGGCGGCCAGCGGGCCCGCCGCGACGCCCGCTGCGGCGTCGACGACGACGGGCGCCGTCACGCCGCCCGCCGCGCCGACGCCCGTGTCGCCGTCCGAGGCGCCGTCGCTCTTCAACGGTTCGTAAGCGTCCGTGACGACGCCCGCGATGCCATCCGAGCCGTCGCCGCCGAGCGTGCGGCGCCGGCTCGCCGCCCTCGCCTACGAAAGCCTGCTGCTCTTCGGCGTCGTGTTCTTCGCCGGCCTCGCGTTCGGCGTGACGCTGCAACAGCGCAACGGCCTCGAACGCCACAACCTGCTCGCCGTGTGGATCGCGGTCGTCGTCGGCGCGTACTTCGTCTGGTTCTGGACGCACGGCGGCCAGACGCTGCCGATGAAGACCTGGCGGCTGCGCGTCGAGACCGCGCGCGGCGCGCCGCTGTCGGCCGGCCGGGCGCTCGTGCGCTACGCGCTCGGCTGGCTGTGGTTCCTGCCGCCGCTTGCGCTGCACCCGCTCGCGGGCTTTTCCGTGCCGCGCACGCTCGCGGCCGCGGCCGTCTGGTTCGCGCTGTGGACGCTCGCCGCACGGCTGCATCCGAGCCGCCAGTTCCCGCATGATCGCCTCGCCGGCACCCGCATCGTCGATGCGCCCCGCCGCGCCTGATTCCCCGTAATAAGAACGTCTCGTGACTGTCACGGCACAGTCACGCCCGCATGGCGCAATGCCGATAACATCAATCGGCGCGAGTCATGCATGGGCAAAAAAACGTCCGCGACCTCCTTCTTCCGTGATCCTGCCGGCCTGCACGCCGCCAGTGCCTTTCTGTCCGGCTCGGCCGCGAGCGACACGCTCGCGCCGGCCCGCCCTCCCGCCGCGAGCGCCACGCGGCACGACGACCACGAGCCCGCCTCGCACCGCTACCGGACGATCTGGCTGTCGGACATCCACCTCGGCACGAGCGGCTGCCAGGCCGGCTACCTGCTCGACTTTCTCAAGCACAACGAATCGGAATATCTGTACCTCGTCGGCGACATCATCGACGGCTGGCAGCTGAGGAAGGGCTGGTACTGGCCGCAGGCGCACAACGATGTCGTGCAGAAGATCCTGCGCAAGGCGAGGAAGGGCACGCAGGTCGTCTACATTCCCGGCAACCACGACGAAGGCGCGCGCCAGTTCTGCGATCTCGCGTTCGGCGAGATTCACGTGCGCGGCGAGGCGTTCCACACGACGCTGTCGGGCAAACGTTTGTGGGTCGTCCACGGCGACCTGTTCGACGGCGTGATCCAGCACGCGAAGTGGCTCGCGTATCTCGGTGACACGCTGTACACGCTGATCCTCGTGCTGAACCGCTGGTTCAACCGGATCAGGAGCCGCTTCGGCTTTCAGTACTGGTCGCTGTCGCAATACCTGAAGCACCAGGTGAAGAACGCCGTGAACTTCATTTCGTCGTTCGAAGCAGTGATGACCGACGAGGCGCGCCGCCGCGGCTGCGACGGCGTCGTCTGCGGCCACATTCACAAGGCCGAGATCCGCGACATCGACGGCGTGCTGTACTGCAACGACGGCGACTGGGTCGAGAGCCTGTCCGCGCTCGTCGAGACGATGGAAGGCGAGCTGAAGATCGTCTACTGGACCGTGTTGCGCACGCCGTCCGCCACTCAATCGCGCAAGACGAAAACCGCCACCGCCTGATCCCGAAGAGGACCGCCAGCGATGAAAATCATGATCGTCACCGACGCTTGGGAACCGCAAGTCAACGGCGTCGTGCGCACGCTGAAGAGCACCGCGCGCGAGCTCATCGCGCTCGGCCACCGCGTCGAGCTCATCACGCCGCTCGAGTTCCGCACGGTGCCGTGCCCGACCTATCCTGAAATCCGCCTGTCGATCCTGCCGTACCGGCGGCTGCGCGAGCGCCTGAACGCGTTCGAGCCGGACGCGCTGCACATCGCGACGGAAGGCCCGCTCGGCCTCGCCGCGCGCCGCTACGCGCGCGCGCGCAAGCTGCCGTTCACGACCGCGTACCACACGCGCTTTCCGGAATACGTGCAGGCGCGCTTCGGCGTTCCGCTGTCGGCGACCTACCGTTTCCTGCGCTGGTTCCACGGCGCGTCGCTCGCGGTGATGGCGCCCACGCCCGTGGTCAAGTACGACCTCGAGCAGTACGGCTTCGACAACGTCGTGCTGTGGA comes from Burkholderia savannae and encodes:
- a CDS encoding phosphatidylserine decarboxylase translates to MNYPHPIIAREGWPFIAIAAVVALLIHAVGGFGLAWPFWLLLVFVVQFFRDPPRPIPTQANAVLCPADGRIVAVETAHDPYANREALKISVFMNVFNVHSQRSPVDGAVQKVEYFPGAFLNAALDKASAENERNAVVIQTGAGHTVTAVQIAGLVARRILCYVRAGEPVTRGQRYGFIRFGSRVDVYLPKGSRARVSIGEKVSASSTILAELPEQQ
- the ilvC gene encoding ketol-acid reductoisomerase: MKVFYDKDADLSLIKGKQVTIIGYGSQGHAHALNLKDSGVNVTVGLRKGGASWSKAENAGLTVKEVAEAVKGADVVMMLLPDEQIAAVYAQEVHANVKQGAALAFAHGFNVHYGQVIPRADLDVIMVAPKAPGHTVRGTYAQGGGVPHLIAVAQDKSGAARDIALSYAAANGGGRAGIIETNFREETETDLFGEQAVLCGGTVELIKAGFETLVEAGYAPEMAYFECLHELKLIVDLIYEGGIANMNYSISNNAEYGEYVTGPRVVTEETKKAMKQCLTDIQTGEYAKSFILENKAGAPTLQSRRRLTAEHQIEQVGAKLRAMMPWIAKNKLVDQSKN
- the ilvN gene encoding acetolactate synthase small subunit — translated: MRHIISVLLENEPGALSRVVGLFSARGYNIETLTVAPTEDQSLSRLTIVSIGSDDVIEQITKHLNRLIEVVKVVDLTDGAHIERELMLIKVRAVGKEREEMKRMADIFRGRIIDVTEKTYTIELTGASDKLDAFIQALDAGSILETVRTGSSGIGRGERILKV
- a CDS encoding acetolactate synthase 3 catalytic subunit, with protein sequence MNMPSAEFSTSESLSPQKTGSIGATVLMKALADENVEFIWGYPGGSVLYIYDELYKQDKIQHVLVRHEQAAVHAADAYSRSTGKVGVCLVTSGPGVTNAVTGIATAYMDSIPLVVISGQVPTAAIGQDAFQECDTVGITRPCVKHNFLVKDVRELAETVKKAFYIARTGRPGPVLIDIPKDVSKTPCEYEPVKSVSLRSYNPVTKGHSGQIRKAVSLLLSAKRPYIYTGGGIILADASRELNQFADLLGYPVTNTLMGLGGYRASDKKFLGMLGMHGTYEANMAMQHCDVLIAIGARFDDRVIGDPAHFASRPRKIIHIDIDPSSISKRVKVDIPIVGDVKEVLKELIEQLQTAEHGPDTEALAQWWKDIEAWRAKDCLKYDRESEIIKPQYVVEKAWELTDGNAFVCSDVGQHQMWAAQFYRFNKPRRWINSGGLGTMGFGLPAAMGVKMAHPDDDVLCITGEGSIQMCIQELSTCLQYDTPVKILSLNNRYLGMVRQWQQIEYSKRYSHSYMDALPDFVKLAEAYGHVGMRIEKTADVEPALKEALRLKDRTVFLDFQTDPTENVWPMVQAGKGITEMLLGSEDL
- a CDS encoding RNA polymerase sigma factor, whose product is MASDKELADFLAGVERRAFKQAAYAVRDDDASLDIVQDAMIRLAEKYGERPAAELPLLFQRILQNAIHDYFRRQKVRNTWVSLFSSLNNTDDDEFDPLETLESADGDGVESGETRLEREQVLALIDDEIQKLPARQREAFLMRYWEDMDVAETAAAMGCSEGSVKTHCSRATHTLALALKAKGITL
- a CDS encoding DUF3619 family protein, which codes for MSSAPVTKEELEFALKVRRALDERAASLPAATTERLAAARRAALARKKPDAAIVLVPALAGSAGTLELRPPDEPRRQSLARRLARAWPLALLLAGLVGIAYWEDMQRTAELADIDAAMLSDNLPLNAYLDHGFNAYLSHTH
- a CDS encoding DUF3106 domain-containing protein; this encodes MSQKRGLAVFFGCVIALVVAYAATYPRFHPQPAAVAAASAPAIASAASALSTDFPPLPPSSPLSWARLTPQQHVALAPFANQWDSFSDERKRKWLKIAARFPKMSPEAQKRLQERMTEWVRMTPEQRRVARENYLVSKDLLSAQAREKAWTAYQQLSPEQKEKLAAAERRRRPTVVSAPPTGKTDRDINRLVNAHDRHPASASAASTAPPAASGPAATPAAASTTTGAVTPPAAPTPVSPSEAPSLFNGS
- a CDS encoding RDD family protein — encoded protein: MTTPAMPSEPSPPSVRRRLAALAYESLLLFGVVFFAGLAFGVTLQQRNGLERHNLLAVWIAVVVGAYFVWFWTHGGQTLPMKTWRLRVETARGAPLSAGRALVRYALGWLWFLPPLALHPLAGFSVPRTLAAAAVWFALWTLAARLHPSRQFPHDRLAGTRIVDAPRRA
- a CDS encoding UDP-2,3-diacylglucosamine diphosphatase gives rise to the protein MGKKTSATSFFRDPAGLHAASAFLSGSAASDTLAPARPPAASATRHDDHEPASHRYRTIWLSDIHLGTSGCQAGYLLDFLKHNESEYLYLVGDIIDGWQLRKGWYWPQAHNDVVQKILRKARKGTQVVYIPGNHDEGARQFCDLAFGEIHVRGEAFHTTLSGKRLWVVHGDLFDGVIQHAKWLAYLGDTLYTLILVLNRWFNRIRSRFGFQYWSLSQYLKHQVKNAVNFISSFEAVMTDEARRRGCDGVVCGHIHKAEIRDIDGVLYCNDGDWVESLSALVETMEGELKIVYWTVLRTPSATQSRKTKTATA